The genome window CGAATGTGGCAACAGCTTTGCTCGCCACGATGCTCTTACTCGACACCGCCAACGAGGCATGTGCATCGGTGCATTTGACAACGTCGTGCGCAAGGTTGTCAAGCGAGGCAGACCGCCCAAGAAGAGCCGCCCTGATATCGAGACTCGCATGGAGAAGTCGGCACGAACCCGCAAGAAGAACATGTCTGTCAGCTCAATGTCATCATTCTCTGCTTGTTCTGACAGCTCAGCTGTCAACTCACCAGAACAGTTTATGCTTGATGAAATGATGGACATTGGAATGAGTTCGCAGAACCAGGCCCTCGCGGCCGTCTCTTCAGCACCCATGACTGGCATCACAGCCGCCGCTCTTCAGGAGTAtgcctcctccccctccacTGGCAGTGTACACTCATACATCTCGCCGGAGGCCATCATGGAGGGCACTCCTATGCACGCTGCATCTCCTTCCAAGAGCATCGCAAGCCAGTACAACACACCACCTGAGCTCTCGCAATCATCCTCTCCCCCAGCCACTCACTTCTTCGACGTCGATCCCAACACCTCAATCAACAACGACGATCTGACCATCATTCCCGGGACAACAACTTTCGTCACCTCGGCAACCATGGCTGCTTCTCTTCCCCTTGGCCTAAGCAATGCAGACGATGAAATGCTGTATCAATTTGCCAACGACGACGATCTTATTCAACTGGATCGCGACTCCAACATGCTCATGAGCAAGTTTGACGATGATTTCGACAACGTCGGCATGttcaccaacaacaatgaCGACGTCTTCTTTGGCAGCAACTAGTTTGCGCCCAGcattgtttgtttgttttgtctttgtcttgcgCAAGCCATGGAACAGTACTTAATCAGCCATGCACTTTTTTGTTTGGGTTACACCAATTGAGATCAATCGTTTCCAGAAGAAGCGACACATTTTCTCACGACGCTCACGCTTCTACGTAATGCACGCTCGCGGTCATGTACACTAGGGATAGGGGAGAAGAAAGTAAAAACGGGCTTGGGTATTTCAACGGGGttttcatcaccatcaacaatggACTACTAGGGCAGGAACTGGCGAACCGGAATGGGATTCTTATGATCTTTTAGGGGGAAATTGATAGAAAGCAAAGGTCTCAACACGGTAGGGTGTCGAACACCCCCTTGGGCTGCTTGGAgttttgaggttgaggcttttgctttttgggAGGGATATATGGACTTCACCAATGGAATATTCATTGACGATTAACCTCTGTGCTTTGATTAAACGTGATAATGGTCTAATTTGAATCGATGTTTGCAAGTTGATGGTGAATACTGACTGGTGTGAGAGTTTCAACATTCCTTGACCACCAAAtgaagttgagttgaggcTGTTGATTTTCCGTCATGTCCATTAATCGCCTCAGACCAGTTAGGATTACATTAAATTTGTTTCCCTTTCTCATACATATCATTCTCACTCTATTTTACTCTTGCCCTGTCATTTTGGTAGATCTTTCAGCGTCTCACTCACTAGCTCCACTCACAAGACGCAGCCACATTTATATTCTGCCTTATTAGTCCGAGCTTCCTTATACTTGCAAAACCTCCCCTAACACCTTATTTATTTCTTAGAAAGACATTACTCTCCTATTTCCTATCTGCCATCGGCCGTGAGACTTTCCTCTCACTACTGGTCGGCCATGCTTACGCCAACTATTGCCGTAAAGACTAGCTTTCTCTACGCTGCCGGGAACACGCCAGCGACCAGTCTGACCAGATCAGTACCACCAGGCCAGGACGCATCTGTGCTGTCGCTTGGCTGCGGTGATGTGCGCAATATTCTTTACACAACATACCTGGAGAAAGGCTTGCGTGAGCACATGCCAACCCTTTCTAATGACTTGAAACTAATCGGATCAGCCCAGAGAAAAATTGACTTCACTTGCTGCGATGTCGTCGAAAAGATTCTTGGTAGGTTACTTACCCTGCATCACAGTACCACAATATGTTGACCAGAATAGCTCGCAATGCTTTCTTCTTGATATTCCTGCTTGATGAGGACTGCGAGCTGAGTGATGAGCAGCTTTGGAATGTCTACTACCATCTTTTTGTGGACGAAGAGACTGCCAAGATTGTATTAGCTACTGCCACTAAGCTGCTGAACGTTTCCAAATCTCTTGAGGAATGGAGCAGCAGTTCATGGGGAAAATCCATCCGATTCTGCGATGCTGATACTCTATCAGATGTCCGTCGTGCTTGGATGTCAATCAAAGCTGCGGCATCCAAGTGTCAATCTGACAGCTATATGGAGACGTTTCAGCAGAACATCCAACCATCTAAGGACATACACGAACAAAAGCTTGGTGAAGGGCACATCAACTTGACAGCTATGCGTTCCGCAGCGCCACTCTCCATACAAGCAGGAGCAAAGATCGGGGATGTATCCGCTCAATATTGGAAAAATGGTACAGTTACACCTCGCCAAGCCAAGGATAAGCTGCCAAACCCGCTCCTTGCAAGCCTTCTCTCCGAGAACGACATTCTACACTACGCTAGTGATCCAGTCCTAGGCTTTCATCTTGCCACGGCCTATGCTGCTCTTCTCGAAGGCTCTCCACTTGAGCCCAAGATCAGAGGAAAAGAATTTGTAGCCTCAGCTGCTGCGAAGGCCCAGTTCAATGGATGGATCTCTGCTTTCAAGTCGCTGAAGAGCAATATTGTCATTCGCTTCGCCGTTGCGGATGCTTTGACGCTCTGTCACAGTTTACAGGCGGCGCATACAACAGGGAAGCCAGCCAAACTATACCGGCGAACTTGGGACCCACGACCGTTGGTCTTGGATCCGAAGGAATATGGAAAGGGTGGTTCAGGACCATCGGTGTTCGATATGATCGATACCTCAAACCTTTGTGATCACATCGGGGCTCTCAACATTCTCTTCGCAGCAGGgcctcttctcaaagacgAGCCGTGGGCGTCCCTTTTCACAGAATTGCTCATCAGACCCGAGGGTGATCAGAAGAATGCTCTAGACAAGATTCTCTCTGGACATGCACCGACCATCTCACTTCTGCTTGGTCTCAGTCCTGTGCAGTACTGGACTAATGCCAAGGTTGAGTCCCATGTTGACGAGATTTTTATTGGACTCATGAATGAAGCAAAAGGAGAAACGCAAACGCGAAACCGACTGGCTTGGAAGCGAGATAACCAATTTTCAGGTCAGGCTCGCCACGGAAAGCTGCATATAGACTCAAAGCAGCTCATCAAATTACTTTCGCCACTCTATGACTACATGTTTGAAGCTGAGAACATATCAAAGTCAGGTGTGGGACAGAGGTCAAACACGTATGGCCACTTTATCCGTACAAGCTTTGCTACCATGCTCAAGATTGTCATGGCCCGGGTTGCAACCGACTGGCCATCCATGTGCTCAGCTCTCATTGACTCCATTGCTCAAGACCATCGCTTTTTGATGGCTAGCAATGGCATGCAAGACCTGTGCCTTCAGCTTCACCTTCTTGGTGTCAACACCGAACCATGGATTATCCAGGAGAGCAGAAGCCTTCCCCAAAATGGAGCCTTCAATCGCTGGAAATCCCTGCCACCAGCAGTCGCTGTCACGGTAGTTGTACCCAGACCGGCCATTGCTCGATTGTATAAACATCAGAACAACCCTCTTGGGCTTGCATCACCGCCACTTGCCGGATCGGTGAGATCTAGCCACAACGCCACGGAGGGATGGCAGAATATATTTGGAGATATCCAAATTTCCTTTGGTAATGTTAAAACCAACAGGATGTCTGACGAGGACGAGTTTGAAGTGGTTATTGAAAGAGATCGGGATGGATGGGCCGGAGACTCTCCTCTCATAGCATCTTTCTACGTGCCCACTTCGACCCTACAAAACGAGCCCAACTCAGCATTGGTTGGACTTTGTGTTCCACCTACGGGGCAGAACTCCTTGGTTTATGGTCCCATTCTGGGATTGACCATGACCGTCTTTGAAACGCGCACTGATAACAAGGCGAGCGTATTCGTGACAAAGCATTTACCCGGCCAGGATGGTTATCCTGCTGTATGTAGTGCTGTTAAGTCTCTCGAGAATGTGGTCAACCAGGGCCAGGATGACAAGACCACTAAGATTCTACTCGAGATATCGCCCTCTGAGTCTGTCATCTCTACCCTTACGGGACACTTGGATATTACTTCGAAGAGAGCCAAGGGGTTCCTCAAGGATAAGGTCCCGATCGATTTTCGTCAGACGAGCCCCTTCGTCATCGATATTGTTTTCGGCAAGCATGATCTTGTTTGCCCTCTAAACTTCCCGGTGCCTGTCACCACCGATGGAATGAAATCTCGAGTTGCTAGAACGACAGGCTACATCGAATTGATAGTGCCACTGGCGCAACCTGGTTCTTCTCCTATACTGCTGGATTTTGCATACCCTTCAGCAATCTCTTCGTCTGGTGTTCCGGCTTCTCTCAACATGCCGCACCTGAATCTCGATAACCTCCCGGTCATTGATTTGGAAAACAAGGACCGAAACCGATGGATGACAACGTTGACATCAATGCAGTTTTCAGCCCGAGAAAAATATCTACGTACTGTGCGCGGCGAAAGCGGAATCTCTCATGACCCGATGGTCAACTTCAAGGAATCTGTGTTTACCATGTTTATGATTGCCACCGGCTTACAGGCTGGCCAGACCGGTTTGTTTGCAATCAACCATCCGAAGCGAGGCGGTATTCACATGCTTGTTTTCGTCTCCGCCATACGGATTGATGGAGATGCCGCATCTGTTGTTATTGATGCAGCTATTATCCCGTTCACGATGGATCTTGTTACATCGGGCCGGATGGAATCCTTCCTTCTGATTCTCCGTGAACTTGAATGTGGAAGTATAGACG of Fusarium musae strain F31 chromosome 5, whole genome shotgun sequence contains these proteins:
- a CDS encoding hypothetical protein (EggNog:ENOG41); protein product: MLTPTIAVKTSFLYAAGNTPATSLTRSVPPGQDASVLSLGCGDVRNILYTTYLEKGLREHMPTLSNDLKLIGSAQRKIDFTCCDVVEKILARNAFFLIFLLDEDCELSDEQLWNVYYHLFVDEETAKIVLATATKLLNVSKSLEEWSSSSWGKSIRFCDADTLSDVRRAWMSIKAAASKCQSDSYMETFQQNIQPSKDIHEQKLGEGHINLTAMRSAAPLSIQAGAKIGDVSAQYWKNGTVTPRQAKDKLPNPLLASLLSENDILHYASDPVLGFHLATAYAALLEGSPLEPKIRGKEFVASAAAKAQFNGWISAFKSLKSNIVIRFAVADALTLCHSLQAAHTTGKPAKLYRRTWDPRPLVLDPKEYGKGGSGPSVFDMIDTSNLCDHIGALNILFAAGPLLKDEPWASLFTELLIRPEGDQKNALDKILSGHAPTISLLLGLSPVQYWTNAKVESHVDEIFIGLMNEAKGETQTRNRLAWKRDNQFSGQARHGKLHIDSKQLIKLLSPLYDYMFEAENISKSGVGQRSNTYGHFIRTSFATMLKIVMARVATDWPSMCSALIDSIAQDHRFLMASNGMQDLCLQLHLLGVNTEPWIIQESRSLPQNGAFNRWKSLPPAVAVTVVVPRPAIARLYKHQNNPLGLASPPLAGSVRSSHNATEGWQNIFGDIQISFGNVKTNRMSDEDEFEVVIERDRDGWAGDSPLIASFYVPTSTLQNEPNSALVGLCVPPTGQNSLVYGPILGLTMTVFETRTDNKASVFVTKHLPGQDGYPAVCSAVKSLENVVNQGQDDKTTKILLEISPSESVISTLTGHLDITSKRAKGFLKDKVPIDFRQTSPFVIDIVFGKHDLVCPLNFPVPVTTDGMKSRVARTTGYIELIVPLAQPGSSPILLDFAYPSAISSSGVPASLNMPHLNLDNLPVIDLENKDRNRWMTTLTSMQFSAREKYLRTVRGESGISHDPMVNFKESVFTMFMIATGLQAGQTGLFAINHPKRGGIHMLVFVSAIRIDGDAASVVIDAAIIPFTMDLVTSGRMESFLLILRELECGSIDVDDAELCLWKKALPSMVERCRTWSHGKSCEYKRKGATIPLSLKDGEQVLCSCGNGILPDNFLSLPEWENAAPNAIRIAISPTYAIPFNEEVVDPADIPKMRSPVTRVERCRSCGKPEDQAIVTLKKCSRCQRVKYCSGECQKRDWKKHRAECD